A genomic window from Thunnus thynnus chromosome 12, fThuThy2.1, whole genome shotgun sequence includes:
- the znf644a gene encoding zinc finger protein 644a — protein MAAEMSCLAGVDGDDKDADSEINALTLLQEPVRMAQESASCNDSFGKPSLKQNSVLDVLSNTDMLSPVGLGNGPSSHQATQAHELNNISTEKEEEKSITPLKTVQEIDTAGIWGFDESPENSLDNFSSASDIHWDPHKEFMQFLWENHGDSPGEEPKDEVLPPNSQRRRKRKMDMVVMVDPSEDLYPDMSHKSSEDLSDAEGQVDSIPVRKVRKSRKFSNSQSSTTGKVTKYPNGTVKAIKQILYNAPARNSHENRLGHGLSPLKGRLSVNSHSEEKPSCYPCSKCKLIFKKEHHLHCHMKSHVDPPNNSPKPFICQECGQSFRQSGSLIEHMSIHQEKRSRLTEEIKDKSDKKNEGKNAKLCCPQCSFETNCPNTFVQHAKTHEKDKRKFKCDKCSFRTLSENDLRRHNIMQHTVITVRKQIQNDDSEIFSCNVCSYRAFSKNVFKNHLLRRHQQTFEEYKAAQSREKNAQPSKEQHVPTSKTPVEDAELTSKILIKNQISSKTTCSPSESNDISDLFKNSKIKRSLKSQLTESKLDKSINVLLSRQRHGKKTAEQKKESNNCSTSVQDSESDKDGSDQLPGTLTVKVEDSALSPNGHRVPSREAERDTNRSSVPKLNINQSTFKKSPSKRKMSTPYRNTSDQDSCFILPKPLPSPKRLNQGEVEDCDEKEIFQFKDADANTNLFDNGIKQEKQNIIYTYSRRMSMRGALQASKMLFEKIKTEEQDQSDPEIKEECIETEVFQETFDSHPIPLREPFTDDLSELESDRKTCPYCPAIFESGVGLSNHVRGHLHRVGLSYNARHVVPPEQVASQDRRPRIRRKISAFRRLKKALQLESESETVKSIHSCPLCGDSFDNRTGQSNHIRGHLKKLGKSFATKNKSPLFLLRELMRDKKEFQRALQILGKRRNHFQYGASPKLSSVDRFTPTPIGITKNNSVSSVCTDAKPLMPTFSLAEMESEKRQLETKLDVKNSLSGTNALIGILKKRKCQEDSKLKGSSQMSRNMLAVSSNSEHSSGSRVSSSLPNSISEKGEFNRKVCVHCNATFHSGVSLSNHLRAYAKRKRNALLEGTTFDCKARRQRSRPGSKKKTLPLPQTPEEMYRLTCRFCDLVFQGPLSVQEDWIKHLQRHIMNTSVPHTGLGMVEVTSLPTDPPTLKTDQDSSLTAAHAAS, from the exons ATGGCAGCTGAAATGTCATGTCTGGCAGGTGTTGATGGAGATGACAAAGATGCAGATTCTGAGATCAATGCCCTTACACTCCTGCAAGAGCCAGTGAGAATGGCACAAGAATCAGCCTCTTGCAATGATTCTTTCGGCAAGCCTTctctgaaacaaaacagtgtcCTAGATGTCCTGTCAAACACAGATATGTTGTCTCCGGTTGGCTTGGGAAATGGACCTTCTTCGCATCAGGCTACACAGGCCCATGAACTCAACAACATCTccacagagaaagaggaagaaaagagcaTCACCCCTCTAAAAACTGTGCAGGAAATTGACACTGCAGGAATATGGGGGTTTGACGAATCACCTGAGAACTCATTGGATAATTTCAGTAGTGCCAGTGACATCCATTGGGACCCTCACAAAGAGTTTATGCAGTTTCTGTGGGAGAACCATGGTGATTCCCCTGGTGAGGAGCCTAAAGATGAAGTCCTGCCTCCAAACAGCCAAAGGAGAAGGAAACGGAAAATGGACATGGTTGTCATGGTGGATCCCTCAGAAGACCTTTACCCTGATATGAGCCACAAGTCATCTGAGGATTTGTCTGATGCAGAAGGCCAAGTAGACTCCATTCCTGTCAGAAAAGTCAGAAAGTCAAGGAAGTTCTCCAATTCACAGTCGTCAACAACTGGGAAAGTTACAAAGTATCCTAATGGAACTGTAAAGGCCATCAAGCAAATTCTTTACAATGCACCTGCAAGAAATTCACATGAGAACCGTCTAGGTCATGGGCTTTCACCATTGAAGGGGAGGCTCTCAGTAAATTCTCATTCAGAGGAGAAGCCATCATGTTACCCTTGCTCAAAATGTAAGCTCATTTTCAAGAAAGAGCATCATTTGCATTGCCACATGAAGTCTCATGTGGACCCTCCGAATAATTCGCCAAAGCCTTTTATATGCCAGGAATGTGGACAGTCTTTCAGACAAAGTGGTTCACTTATTGAGCACATGTCCATACACCAGGAAAAGAGATCAAGACTCACTGAAGAGATCAAAGACAAAAGTGATAAGAAGAACGAGGGTAAAAATGCAAAGCTTTGCTGTCCTCAGTGCTCATTTGAAACAAACTGCCCAAACACGTTTGTTCAACATGCGAAAACACATGAGAAGgacaaaagaaaatttaaatgtGACAAATGTAGCTTCAGGACTCTGAGTGAGAATGATCTTAGGAGACATAACATTATGCAGCACACTGTTATTACAGTTAGAAAGCAGATCCAGAATGATGACTCAGAAATCTTCTCTTGTAACGTTTGTTCTTATAGAGCTTTTAGCAAAAACGTTTTTAAGAATCACCTTCTGCGTCGTCATCAACAAACTTTTGAGGAATACAAAGCTGCACAGTCTCGTGAGAAAAACGCACAACCATCTAAAGAGCAGCATGTTCCCACTAGTAAAACTCCTGTAGAAGATGCAGAGTTAACATCTAAAATCTtaataaaaaatcaaatctcTTCTAAAACAACTTGTTCACCCAGCGAGTCCAATGACATTTCAGACTTATTCAAAAATAGCAAGATTAAGAGAAGTCTCAAGTCTCAACTAACAGAATCAAAGCTTGACAAATCCATTAATGTTCTCCTGTCCCGACAAAGACATGGAAAGAAGACTGCAGAACAGAAGAAGGAAAGCAATAATTGCAGCACATCTGTTCAGGATTCTGAAAGTGACAAAGATGGGTCTGATCAGTTGCCAGGAACATTGACTGTCAAAGTTGAAGATTCAGCTTTGTCCCCAAATGGCCATAGAGTGCCATCCAGAGAAGCTGAGAGAGATACCAACAGAAGCAGTGTACCCAAGTTGAACATAAATCAGTCAACCTTCAAAAAGTCACcatctaaaagaaaaatgtccacCCCATATCGCAACACCTCTGATCAAGACTCATGCTTCATCTTACCAAAACCTTTGCCAAGTCCCAAGAGACTAAATCAAGGAGAAGTGGAAGACTGTGACGAAAAAGAAATTTTCCAGTTTAAGGATGCAGATGCCAACACTAACCTTTTTGACAATGGAAtcaagcaagaaaaacaaaacataatttatacCTATAGCAGAAGAATGTCAATGAGGGGTGCCCTGCAGGCATCAAAAATGCTGTTTGAGAAAATTAAGACTGAAGAGCAGGATCAGAGTGACCCTGAAATCAAAGAAGAATGCATAGAAACAGAAGTATTTCAAGAAACCTTTGACTCCCACCCAATACCATTGAGAGAACCCTTCACAGACGATCTGTCAGAGTTGGAATCAGACCGCAAGACCTGTCCATACTGTCCTGCCATCTTTGAATCAGGTGTTGGATTGTCCAATCATGTCCGAGGGCATCTTCATAGGGTCGGACTGAGCTACAATGCACGCCATGTAGTGCCTCCTGAGCAGGTGGCTTCTCAAGACAGGAGACCACGAATTCGACGGAAGATTTCGGCATTCCGGCGATTGAAAAAAG caTTACAGTTGGAGTCAGAATCTGAGACTGTGAAGAGTATTCACTCCTGTCCATTATGTGGTGATTCATTTGATAACAGGACTGGGCAGTCCAACCATATACGTGGCCACCTCAAAAAGCTTGGTAAAAGCTTTGCAACAAAGAACAAATCCCCATTATTTTTACTCCGGGAGTTGATGCGCGACAAGAAGGAGTTCCAGAGGGCGCTCCAAATTCTGGGAAAGAGGCGGAACCATTTCCAATATGGTGCTTCACCAAAGCTGTCCAGTGTTGATCGTTTCACGCCAACCCCCATTGGAATCACAAAAAATAATTCTGTTTCAAGTGTTTGCACTGATGCCAAACCACTGATGCCCACATTTTCTTTAGCGGAAATGGAATCTGAAAAAAGGCAACTAGAAACTAAGTTGGATGTTAAAAATTCACTCTCAGGCACGAATGCCTTGATAGGAATtctgaagaagaggaagtgTCAGGAAGACTCCAAACTAAAGGGGTCTTCTCAGATGTCAAGAAACATGTTAGCAGTTTCTTCAAACAGTGAGCACAGTTCAGGTTCAAGAGTTTCATCTTCACTGCCAAACTCAATATCTG AGAAAGGTGAATTCAACAGGAAGGTGTGTGTCCATTGCAATGCAACTTTCCACAGTGGAGTTAGCTTGTCTAATCACCTCCGGGCATATGCAAAACGAAAAAGGAACGCCTTACTAGAGGGAACCA CATTTGACTGTAAAGCAAGAAGGCAACGCTCAAGGCCTGGCTCAAAGAAGAAGACACTGCCCTTACCACAAACTCCAGAGGAAATGTACAGACTTACATGCAg GTTCTGTGACCTCGTCTTCCAGGGTCCCTTGTCGGTCCAGGAGGACTggataaaacatttacagagaCACATTATGAACACTAGTGTCCCCCACACTGGGCTAGGCATGGTAGAGGTCACTTCGCTGCCCACAGACCCACCTACCCTCAAGACTGACCAAGACAGCTCTCTGACAGCCGCACATGCTGCCTCATGA